Proteins encoded by one window of Cylindrospermum stagnale PCC 7417:
- a CDS encoding YaaW family protein encodes MDELRTVLELATEEELQDLTAILFSRKFNPLDYVHTPEPIEVQSQTREAWLNALENRFRFLAADGVTVLRGRTNQVSYRQTLIQVCNYLKIPYSEQLATVDLEAEVFLYLLGQVWKKLPEREKQKLTDRVQRQLVKSNLKQPLPLLLQHDPLGLIFKGGSALAVTSLLQPLVLKQIARQFALHFATYQVAKQATIAGTEVATKQFKNYVALQMARRGMTASAARYGAVRGAFAVVGPVMWAWFFADLGWRAIATNYGRIIPTIFALAQIRLTRAESWEPA; translated from the coding sequence TTGGATGAGCTGAGGACGGTACTAGAGTTAGCAACTGAAGAGGAATTGCAGGATTTAACGGCAATTCTGTTTAGTCGTAAGTTTAATCCCCTAGATTATGTTCACACACCTGAACCTATCGAAGTCCAAAGCCAAACCCGCGAAGCTTGGCTAAACGCCCTAGAAAATCGCTTCCGCTTTTTGGCGGCAGATGGGGTGACGGTTTTGCGGGGACGCACCAACCAAGTCAGTTACCGACAAACGTTAATTCAAGTATGTAACTATCTAAAAATTCCCTATTCTGAACAACTGGCAACTGTTGATTTAGAAGCCGAGGTATTTTTATATCTGTTAGGACAGGTGTGGAAAAAATTGCCGGAACGGGAAAAGCAAAAATTGACCGACCGGGTGCAGCGTCAGTTGGTCAAATCGAACCTGAAACAACCGCTACCACTGTTATTGCAACATGATCCTTTGGGGTTAATTTTCAAAGGCGGTAGTGCCTTGGCTGTGACTTCACTCCTCCAGCCGTTGGTACTCAAACAAATCGCCCGTCAATTTGCGCTTCATTTTGCTACCTATCAAGTAGCTAAACAAGCGACAATTGCCGGTACAGAAGTAGCGACAAAGCAGTTTAAAAACTATGTAGCGTTGCAAATGGCCCGGCGGGGTATGACTGCGAGTGCAGCTCGTTATGGGGCGGTTCGTGGTGCTTTTGCTGTTGTTGGCCCAGTGATGTGGGCTTGGTTTTTTGCGGATTTAGGTTGGAGAGCGATCGCCACTAACTACGGTCGAATCATCCCCACCATCTTCGCTTTAGCCCAAATTCGTCTCACCCGCGCTGAATCTTGGGAGCCAGCTTGA
- a CDS encoding HNH endonuclease, whose protein sequence is MSDNRVTVQQKKAVFERAKGCCEYCRSQARFAIQPFSIEHIIPRSQGGKTSLDNLALSCQGCNNHKYNKTEGRDILSENFVSLYHPRQQRWSEHFAWNDYFTVVIGLTPTGRATVETLQLNREGVVNLRRVLYDIGEHPPAESDN, encoded by the coding sequence ATGTCTGATAACAGAGTTACAGTGCAACAAAAAAAGGCTGTTTTTGAACGTGCTAAGGGATGTTGTGAGTATTGTCGAAGTCAAGCACGTTTTGCTATTCAACCATTTTCAATCGAGCATATCATACCCAGAAGTCAAGGCGGAAAGACTTCACTGGATAACTTGGCTTTGTCTTGTCAGGGTTGCAACAATCATAAGTATAACAAAACTGAAGGTAGGGATATTTTAAGTGAAAATTTTGTGTCGCTATATCATCCACGTCAACAGCGATGGAGTGAGCATTTTGCTTGGAATGATTATTTTACAGTAGTTATTGGGTTGACTCCCACAGGACGCGCTACAGTAGAAACACTACAATTAAATCGAGAAGGTGTAGTTAATTTACGGCGGGTATTATATGATATTGGGGAACATCCCCCGGCTGAGTCGGATAATTAA
- a CDS encoding NAD(P)/FAD-dependent oxidoreductase, whose protein sequence is MTDIAVIGAGMAGLVCAQQLSQAGYSVVVIEKSRGVGGRVATRRLEGTVADHGTCYLKPKGEFLGQFVELLRDRHILEIWTDTVEKFNSDSKLRTQNAALCYVAPEGMSAIAKFLAHGLDILLNQRAIAIHPTPENTWRLTLESSNAEITAKAVVVAIPAPQAWDLLAPMGKTILDAEFLDNLRSVEFFPSISVMAGYPQHLSLPNWKALTFVDDTDLAWIGLDSSKRPHPQQPHFVLQSSANFAQQHLETQDLQPVGKYMLQKAAQTLALPSLLNPQWLQVHRWRYAFPSHPWNAAFLSANNHLPLVCCGDWCGGNLVEGAMLSGLATASEINNQLQHLPLDNVNFFELLTS, encoded by the coding sequence ATGACTGATATTGCGGTAATTGGTGCTGGTATGGCGGGTTTAGTCTGCGCCCAGCAGTTAAGTCAAGCTGGATATTCGGTGGTGGTTATAGAAAAGTCTCGTGGTGTGGGCGGAAGAGTCGCCACACGCCGCTTAGAGGGAACTGTAGCCGATCATGGGACTTGTTATTTGAAGCCGAAGGGTGAATTTTTGGGACAGTTTGTCGAGTTGTTGCGCGATCGCCATATTCTCGAAATTTGGACAGACACAGTTGAAAAATTTAACTCTGACTCAAAACTCAGAACGCAGAACGCCGCACTCTGTTATGTTGCACCTGAGGGCATGAGTGCGATCGCTAAATTTCTCGCCCATGGTTTAGACATTTTACTCAATCAGCGTGCGATCGCCATTCACCCCACCCCTGAAAATACTTGGCGTCTCACCCTCGAATCTAGCAACGCAGAAATCACCGCTAAAGCCGTAGTCGTCGCCATACCCGCACCCCAAGCATGGGATCTGTTAGCGCCCATGGGCAAAACTATATTAGATGCAGAGTTTCTCGATAACTTGCGTTCTGTAGAATTTTTCCCATCTATCAGCGTCATGGCTGGATATCCTCAACATCTATCCCTCCCCAATTGGAAAGCGCTGACTTTTGTCGATGATACCGACCTAGCATGGATTGGTTTAGATAGCAGCAAACGTCCTCACCCCCAACAACCGCATTTTGTTCTGCAAAGTAGCGCCAATTTTGCCCAACAGCACCTAGAAACCCAAGATTTACAACCAGTCGGCAAATATATGTTGCAAAAAGCAGCCCAGACACTAGCCCTTCCTTCGCTACTAAATCCCCAATGGCTACAAGTGCATCGCTGGCGTTACGCCTTTCCTAGCCATCCGTGGAACGCAGCATTTTTATCTGCCAACAATCACTTACCTTTAGTTTGCTGTGGCGATTGGTGTGGGGGGAATCTCGTAGAAGGCGCAATGCTTTCTGGATTAGCTACTGCTAGTGAAATTAACAATCAGTTGCAGCATTTACCCCTAGATAATGTGAATTTTTTTGAACTTCTCACCTCATAA
- a CDS encoding DUF488 domain-containing protein, translating to MDNLDKSTNKYILTFGYGNRKDYEAFIEYLDKFEVSYVVDVRFTPRAWSRKWYGDQIGKLCISKGVNYVSKIYLGNTSGNANWIPPDKEEANKSLAEVAEIASNGTVLLLCAEKDYHRCHRAEVAKQLEKLVNLPVQHLA from the coding sequence ATGGATAATTTAGATAAATCTACAAATAAATATATTCTCACTTTCGGTTATGGTAATCGCAAGGACTATGAAGCATTCATAGAATACCTTGATAAATTTGAGGTTTCTTATGTTGTTGATGTCAGATTTACTCCTCGTGCTTGGAGCCGTAAATGGTACGGTGATCAGATTGGAAAACTTTGTATATCTAAAGGTGTTAACTACGTTTCCAAAATCTACTTAGGTAACACATCTGGAAATGCTAATTGGATTCCACCAGATAAAGAAGAGGCTAATAAATCATTAGCAGAAGTTGCAGAAATCGCCAGTAATGGAACTGTTTTACTGCTATGTGCTGAGAAAGATTATCATCGATGTCATCGAGCAGAGGTTGCTAAACAACTAGAAAAATTAGTAAATTTACCTGTGCAGCATTTAGCATAA
- a CDS encoding O-antigen ligase family protein, with product MLGASLNKAFYHPHPSLQSAWNCAQLGLLVFPLSPFLGAVGLGFAVLFTWLQQSQIINRRPLNWGFALLSVLLFIAAGFAENKIDALLGLFNFWPFFLVFVGLSALIQTAAQLRQMAWILVISSSPIVIMGFGQLFWGWSLNLQFLWIILEWAIAPTGVPPGRMASILMHANSLAAYLVFIFILALGLWLEQWRSHIRQRQKRDEFNHAPNSQSPVPLIFLTVAVILNFSALILTDSRNGWAIAIFACLAFALYQGWRLLVGCVAGMATSCLLAAFAPNAIAQFFRQFVPYFIWARLNDDMYPDRPVALMRKTQWEFAWSLSQQHPFTGWGLRSFSGLYKAHAQINIGHPHNLFLMLSAETGFPSALLYSGFIGWILIAGIQLLWKSKNIEPENRLIFFSYLVVLIGWILFNTVDVTLFDFRLNLLSWWLLGSICGVVYRYNSPSKQKANN from the coding sequence ATCTTGGGAGCCAGCTTGAACAAGGCTTTTTATCATCCCCACCCTAGTTTACAATCCGCTTGGAACTGCGCTCAACTGGGATTGTTGGTTTTTCCCTTGAGTCCATTTCTGGGGGCTGTGGGTTTAGGTTTTGCAGTCTTATTCACTTGGCTGCAACAATCCCAGATTATTAACCGCCGCCCCCTGAATTGGGGATTTGCTCTCCTCAGTGTATTACTGTTCATCGCCGCTGGGTTTGCCGAAAATAAAATAGATGCTTTGCTCGGTTTATTTAATTTCTGGCCATTCTTTCTCGTTTTCGTCGGACTTAGCGCCCTAATTCAGACAGCCGCCCAATTGCGGCAAATGGCCTGGATTTTGGTCATTAGTTCTTCGCCAATAGTCATTATGGGCTTTGGGCAGTTGTTTTGGGGCTGGTCTTTAAATTTACAATTTTTGTGGATTATTTTAGAATGGGCGATCGCACCCACGGGAGTACCACCAGGGCGCATGGCTTCAATTTTGATGCACGCTAACAGTTTAGCTGCCTATCTGGTGTTTATTTTCATCTTGGCGTTAGGGTTATGGTTAGAACAATGGCGATCGCATATTCGCCAAAGACAAAAGAGAGACGAATTCAATCATGCCCCCAATTCTCAATCTCCAGTACCCCTAATCTTCTTAACCGTGGCGGTGATTCTCAATTTCAGCGCTTTGATTTTGACTGATTCGCGGAATGGATGGGCGATCGCTATTTTTGCCTGTTTAGCTTTTGCACTGTACCAAGGTTGGCGGTTGCTGGTGGGTTGTGTGGCTGGTATGGCCACTAGTTGTCTTTTAGCAGCTTTTGCTCCGAATGCGATCGCCCAATTTTTCCGTCAGTTCGTTCCCTATTTCATTTGGGCGCGGTTAAATGATGATATGTATCCAGATAGACCAGTCGCCCTAATGCGAAAAACCCAATGGGAATTTGCTTGGTCTTTAAGTCAACAGCATCCTTTCACTGGCTGGGGATTACGCAGTTTTAGTGGACTCTACAAAGCCCACGCGCAGATTAACATCGGACATCCCCACAACTTGTTTTTAATGCTATCTGCGGAAACTGGCTTTCCCAGCGCTCTTTTATATTCTGGCTTCATCGGTTGGATTTTAATTGCAGGTATCCAATTGCTATGGAAATCAAAAAATATAGAGCCAGAAAACAGATTAATATTTTTCAGTTATCTTGTAGTTTTAATTGGGTGGATACTATTTAATACAGTGGATGTCACCCTATTCGATTTCCGGTTAAATCTGCTCTCATGGTGGCTGTTAGGTTCTATCTGTGGAGTCGTATATCGCTACAACTCACCATCCAAGCAGAAAGCTAATAACTAA